From Paucibacter aquatile, the proteins below share one genomic window:
- a CDS encoding ion transporter, translated as MTSPSSSSAKTPEFGRPLQGWRLRCYTIIFEADTRAGRLFDLGLIAMVLLSLLTVMLDSVASIHNEHGRWLTGLEIFFTAVFTVEYLLRLACVRQPLRYALSFYGIVDLLAVLPTYLAFFVPELYALVDVRVLRLLRVFRILKLNAYVAEYASLALALRASSRKISVFITAVLMIVLVMGTVMYVVEGPINGFSSIPTSVYWAITTMTTVGFGDITPKTDLGRAIASLMMLLGWGVLAVPTGIVTAEMSAQRLASAPKATTRSCHVCLSEGHQADSKFCRHCGATLPAYQRD; from the coding sequence ATGACCTCGCCCTCCAGCTCCTCCGCCAAGACACCCGAGTTCGGCCGCCCCCTGCAAGGCTGGCGCCTGCGCTGCTACACCATCATCTTTGAGGCCGACACTCGCGCCGGCCGGCTCTTTGACCTGGGCCTGATCGCCATGGTGCTGCTGAGCCTGTTGACCGTGATGCTGGACAGCGTGGCCAGCATTCACAACGAGCATGGCCGCTGGCTGACCGGGCTGGAGATCTTCTTTACCGCCGTCTTCACGGTCGAGTACCTGCTGCGCCTGGCCTGCGTGCGCCAGCCGCTGCGCTATGCGCTGAGCTTCTACGGCATCGTCGATCTGCTGGCCGTGCTGCCCACCTATCTGGCCTTCTTCGTGCCGGAGCTCTACGCCCTGGTCGATGTGCGGGTGCTGCGCCTGCTGCGGGTGTTCCGTATCCTCAAGCTCAATGCCTATGTGGCCGAGTACGCCAGCCTGGCCCTGGCTCTGCGGGCCAGCTCGCGCAAGATCTCGGTCTTCATCACCGCGGTGCTGATGATCGTGCTGGTGATGGGCACGGTGATGTATGTGGTCGAGGGCCCGATCAACGGCTTCAGCAGCATCCCGACCTCCGTCTACTGGGCCATCACCACCATGACCACCGTGGGCTTCGGCGACATCACCCCCAAGACCGATCTGGGCCGGGCGATAGCCTCGCTGATGATGCTTCTGGGCTGGGGCGTGCTGGCCGTGCCCACCGGCATCGTGACAGCCGAAATGAGCGCACAACGCCTGGCCAGCGCACCCAAGGCCACCACGCGCAGCTGCCATGTCTGCCTCAGCGAGGGGCACCAGGCCGACTCCAAGTTCTGCCGGCATTGCGGGGCGACTCTGCCGGCGTATCAACGCGACTGA